From the genome of Nitrospirae bacterium YQR-1, one region includes:
- a CDS encoding cyclic nucleotide-binding domain-containing protein yields the protein MDYIQRSYSENEIIFSEGEIGNSAYILKSGIVEISVKSNNKKRIISTLTPVTILGEMALLLNCHTRTATATAIEHCELIEITKEVFDGFISQSPPFISLTLRVLVDKLNKATMLIKSQTELL from the coding sequence ATGGATTACATTCAAAGAAGCTATAGCGAAAACGAGATAATCTTTTCAGAAGGGGAAATTGGTAATAGCGCTTATATACTCAAATCAGGGATAGTTGAAATTTCAGTCAAAAGCAATAATAAAAAAAGAATAATATCAACTTTAACACCTGTTACTATATTAGGAGAGATGGCGCTTCTGCTTAACTGCCATACACGGACAGCTACGGCTACAGCCATAGAACATTGTGAGCTTATCGAAATAACTAAAGAGGTTTTTGATGGGTTCATTTCACAATCCCCGCCTTTTATCAGCCTGACTCTTAGAGTCCTTGTGGACAAACTCAACAAAGCTACAATGCTGATAAAATCACAAACCGAACTTCTGTAA
- a CDS encoding EcsC family protein: MTEIDQGLIMKMLDYCYEKAVVGLPGFETAEELAQGYMSRCGSVESNAKKLVAVQAVKAGVSGFVTGIGGIITLPVAIPVNVGSIVYLQIRLISAIAVMGNRDIRSDEVKSVVYLCLCGSASANIVKDLGLLISNKPIVNSIRGISGMTLTKINQAVGFRLLTRFGRSGFVNIIKAAPLVGGIVGGMIDAITTRAVGKVAINHFLSEPLLLEKAEITN; encoded by the coding sequence ATGACTGAAATAGATCAAGGATTAATAATGAAAATGTTGGATTATTGCTATGAAAAAGCTGTGGTTGGATTACCTGGTTTTGAAACTGCTGAGGAGCTTGCACAAGGCTATATGAGTAGATGTGGTTCCGTGGAGTCCAACGCAAAAAAACTCGTTGCTGTGCAGGCGGTTAAAGCAGGTGTTTCCGGTTTTGTCACAGGAATAGGAGGTATAATAACTTTACCTGTTGCAATACCTGTAAACGTAGGTTCAATTGTATATTTACAAATCCGCTTGATTTCAGCAATTGCTGTAATGGGAAACCGTGACATAAGAAGCGATGAGGTTAAGTCTGTTGTGTATCTTTGTCTATGCGGCAGCGCCTCTGCAAATATCGTAAAGGATTTAGGTTTACTTATCAGTAATAAACCGATAGTAAATTCTATAAGAGGGATATCAGGAATGACTCTTACAAAAATCAATCAAGCCGTGGGGTTTCGTTTATTAACCAGGTTCGGGCGGAGTGGTTTTGTAAATATCATCAAAGCCGCCCCACTTGTCGGCGGCATTGTCGGCGGCATGATTGATGCAATTACAACAAGAGCGGTTGGTAAGGTTGCGATAAACCACTTCTTGAGCGAACCCTTGTTGCTTGAAAAAGCCGAAATAACTAATTGA
- a CDS encoding response regulator has product MQELLRYKNSSDGINKEKKVFLANMSHELRTPINGIIGMTELVLDTNLNYEQREYLKMVKNSSHHLLGLINDILDFSRIEANRMVVEDVDFDLISTINITVEPFTVQALHKGIILNTEVSPNVPAFLRGDVGRLRQVLANLLSNALKFTDRGKIELKLDVAPATLKGRKLPVVSDNERLLLFCVSDTGIGIAEEMSDLIFESFTQDEVYITRKYNGMGLGLAIAKKVLYMLGGDIWVESALGKGSSFYFTARFLLQKLPGSTALKVDETDVKSRRVLLVNSNSSILSGMSDMIKSEGYSVDTAPNGQSALSILNSSRTAYDAAVLDLQITDMDGFELVRKIKSDMGLSSLKVIMIVAAGLRGDAALCRMLGVSGYLVKPVYKSDLLKILNMAIACGDGPVAQLLTCHTVRELRGPVNILVAEDNIVNQTLAVKLLQRRGYMPLVVGNGREAIRTLAHTNFDLVLMDVQMPEMDGLQATRYIRSTKDTKIKADIPIIAMTAHALKGDMEICLAAGMDDYISKPLRADDLYRLIEKYIASSSKDINKIPQETHLMTDVPEVQLKPEQSFPKPESVPDKLHISIQQPSTRTSAGALDIKETMQRLDNDEEILRDMWIAFVDDVPKQIALLRDLLDTGDVDELQKQVHLIQGVSANIGATALKSESLRIEIALKKLNKDLNDSEKAIISSFIEILQFELDMALKEINTNLAKPIGTIR; this is encoded by the coding sequence GTGCAAGAGTTGCTCAGATATAAGAACTCCTCAGACGGTATAAATAAAGAAAAAAAGGTGTTTTTAGCCAATATGAGCCATGAGCTGCGTACCCCGATCAACGGTATAATAGGAATGACTGAGCTTGTCCTTGATACAAACCTGAATTACGAACAGAGAGAATATCTCAAGATGGTCAAAAACTCATCACACCATTTGTTAGGCCTTATAAATGATATACTTGATTTTTCAAGAATAGAAGCCAACAGGATGGTAGTAGAAGATGTTGATTTTGACTTGATTTCAACGATAAATATCACAGTTGAGCCATTTACTGTTCAAGCACTGCATAAGGGAATAATTCTTAACACTGAGGTTTCACCAAATGTCCCTGCATTTTTAAGAGGGGATGTAGGAAGGTTGAGGCAGGTACTGGCAAATTTGCTAAGTAATGCTCTTAAGTTTACTGATAGGGGGAAAATAGAGTTAAAGCTGGATGTTGCCCCTGCAACTTTGAAAGGGAGGAAATTACCTGTAGTTTCTGATAACGAGAGGCTTTTACTGTTTTGTGTATCTGATACCGGCATAGGAATTGCTGAGGAGATGTCCGATCTGATTTTTGAAAGCTTCACACAGGATGAGGTTTATATAACAAGAAAGTATAACGGCATGGGGCTGGGTCTTGCTATAGCAAAAAAGGTTCTGTATATGTTAGGTGGTGATATATGGGTGGAGAGCGCCTTAGGGAAGGGCAGCTCGTTTTATTTTACCGCAAGGTTTTTACTACAGAAACTACCGGGATCAACAGCTTTGAAGGTGGATGAGACAGACGTTAAAAGCAGGCGTGTACTATTAGTCAACAGTAATTCTTCAATACTATCAGGCATGTCCGATATGATAAAAAGTGAGGGGTATAGTGTTGACACTGCTCCAAACGGCCAGAGCGCACTGAGCATACTAAATTCATCAAGGACTGCTTATGATGCAGCTGTTTTAGATCTACAAATCACCGACATGGATGGGTTTGAACTTGTAAGGAAGATTAAATCAGACATGGGGCTGTCATCACTTAAAGTAATCATGATAGTTGCAGCCGGTTTAAGAGGTGATGCGGCTTTATGCCGTATGCTGGGCGTTTCAGGTTATCTGGTTAAACCTGTTTATAAATCGGACTTACTGAAGATACTTAATATGGCAATTGCCTGCGGTGATGGTCCTGTGGCTCAGCTTTTGACTTGTCACACAGTACGGGAGTTGCGAGGGCCTGTTAATATTCTAGTAGCCGAGGATAATATTGTAAACCAAACGCTTGCTGTTAAACTTTTGCAAAGGCGAGGGTATATGCCTTTGGTGGTGGGCAACGGACGTGAGGCTATACGTACGCTGGCTCACACAAACTTTGACCTTGTCCTCATGGATGTGCAGATGCCGGAGATGGACGGTTTACAGGCGACACGGTACATAAGAAGTACAAAGGATACCAAGATAAAAGCAGATATTCCAATAATAGCCATGACTGCCCATGCACTAAAAGGAGACATGGAGATATGCCTTGCAGCAGGCATGGATGATTATATATCAAAGCCCCTTAGGGCAGATGATTTGTATAGATTGATTGAAAAATACATTGCTTCCAGCTCTAAAGATATAAATAAAATACCACAGGAAACACACCTAATGACTGATGTGCCGGAAGTACAGCTAAAACCGGAGCAGTCGTTTCCAAAACCGGAGTCTGTGCCGGATAAGTTGCATATATCTATACAGCAGCCATCAACGAGAACCTCTGCCGGGGCATTAGATATAAAAGAAACGATGCAACGCCTTGACAATGATGAGGAAATTCTCAGAGACATGTGGATTGCCTTTGTGGATGATGTTCCAAAGCAAATAGCTCTTCTTAGAGACCTCCTCGATACAGGAGATGTGGATGAACTTCAAAAGCAAGTCCATTTGATACAAGGGGTATCTGCAAACATAGGGGCTACAGCCCTAAAGAGCGAGTCTCTCAGAATAGAAATAGCTCTGAAAAAACTAAACAAAGACCTTAACGATTCTGAAAAAGCGATTATTTCAAGTTTTATAGAAATCTTGCAGTTTGAACTTGATATGGCTCTGAAGGAAATCAATACAAATCTTGCAAAACCCATAGGTACAATAAGATAG
- a CDS encoding response regulator, with protein MRILIAEDDFTSRTLLQNFLSPFGDVDVTVNGAEAVEAFTLALDEGEPYDLICLDIMMPEMDGLEALEIIRKKEKSMGITPFDEVKIVMTTALDSAKSVLDAYYRGGCNDYLTKPIDTKKLRQLIEKLGLA; from the coding sequence ATGAGAATACTAATAGCGGAAGATGATTTCACAAGCCGTACATTGCTGCAAAATTTCCTGTCTCCGTTTGGGGATGTGGACGTAACCGTAAATGGAGCGGAGGCGGTTGAGGCTTTCACGCTTGCCCTGGATGAGGGAGAACCCTATGATCTCATTTGCCTTGACATTATGATGCCTGAAATGGACGGTTTGGAGGCTTTGGAGATTATTCGTAAAAAAGAAAAATCAATGGGAATTACACCATTTGACGAGGTGAAGATTGTCATGACTACGGCTTTGGATTCCGCTAAAAGTGTTCTTGACGCCTACTATCGTGGTGGATGCAATGATTATCTTACGAAACCAATTGATACTAAAAAACTGCGTCAGTTGATTGAAAAATTAGGTTTAGCCTGA
- a CDS encoding dynamin family protein, with protein MQKTAKTEPVSQIAGLSIRQFLSDANALLARIAATGASHLNERTNALLEKINNFTIDPIKIALVGITSSGKSSILNVLLGTGERILREQCKATTNVMVVCEKASETTLEVHFNSGHFSQYKNKDEFLSLAALYSSEDKNPHNKFDVKYLKISMSTVLLDEGVEIIDTPGLDAFKLKEHEDLTLREFLPNANIILYLSPIRSQMKEPDRKMLDRLMEKDQKIIFVQTGKGYVVDRNYGDGKVDDIWQQTEKSRQDLEIGLQSYSKLKNSPIVQVETTSALEYFATNDDSLWKDSGFDDLLDAIRKTVDAVKREFVLNKLRRLISEISVLNNLIKDTLNNEDTSERSKYIETMKNYCNEIISEEEFFVSKWSKMLDYKQVYNNYRAVLEKTYSRRYDYNPAHDEEFIEKSKELFRRTLKIKDTFLTAMDEIRVKYREYFDTLGLEVRRTDIQKTLRTEMSLPEISKKSVSYDDAGAVSGSRFNFLRSVFSKDKDRTLYEYIDKTKYYEDLKDSLKAFFDPLLNHLHWWNNLVTYTFMEPLQTKIGSFEKDNLSLEQSRGYAQYNKHNLISISEEIKNITSKTLNYIDSDVVPQLIIERNLKPMPQLSTKKLTGTSLFTVVYNNIKDAMFLNYYLKTVSQISQKLGDIVILLVGHEHKLMIDFIARLYRLSNDEMQQLEEMVPPFGINTADMKFRYITFDKLKGLSFYVFLNNNRSLIKEQKERIFDRADVVQVIVEDLHRVGSAISDMVERHLFYRQIYDSKHKLLLTYPKAAYFQKDRLHIMFNEAIEEVNKVFLPDSVKWFFYENYEIRYNYFNDIAAAAIKEKILAEESVRRWKSYGIPMDANFSEKILKTQFEAVTDGI; from the coding sequence GTGCAAAAAACAGCTAAGACAGAACCGGTCAGTCAGATAGCAGGATTAAGTATCCGACAGTTTCTGTCCGATGCCAATGCCCTCCTTGCCCGTATAGCCGCAACCGGCGCCTCTCATTTAAATGAACGCACAAATGCTTTATTAGAAAAAATAAATAATTTCACAATTGACCCCATTAAAATTGCTCTTGTTGGAATTACAAGCTCAGGAAAATCATCCATTCTCAACGTTCTTCTGGGAACAGGTGAGAGAATCTTACGAGAACAGTGTAAGGCTACCACAAACGTGATGGTTGTATGTGAGAAGGCCTCTGAGACAACATTAGAGGTTCACTTCAACAGCGGCCACTTTTCTCAGTATAAAAATAAAGACGAATTTCTAAGTCTGGCCGCATTGTACAGCTCCGAAGATAAAAACCCCCACAATAAATTCGATGTTAAATATTTGAAGATATCCATGTCAACGGTCTTGCTTGACGAGGGGGTGGAAATCATCGATACACCCGGGCTGGATGCCTTTAAATTAAAAGAGCACGAGGACCTTACGCTTCGTGAGTTCTTACCCAATGCAAATATAATTCTCTACTTATCCCCCATAAGAAGCCAGATGAAAGAGCCAGATAGAAAAATGCTGGACAGGCTTATGGAAAAGGACCAGAAAATCATATTTGTTCAAACCGGCAAGGGCTATGTGGTTGACAGAAATTATGGTGACGGTAAGGTGGATGACATTTGGCAGCAGACGGAGAAATCCCGTCAAGACTTGGAAATCGGTCTTCAATCCTACTCCAAACTTAAAAACTCACCTATTGTACAAGTCGAGACAACCTCAGCCCTGGAATACTTTGCAACAAACGACGATAGTTTGTGGAAAGATTCCGGTTTTGATGATTTACTTGATGCTATAAGAAAAACAGTGGATGCCGTTAAGAGGGAATTCGTTTTAAACAAGCTCCGGCGATTAATCAGTGAAATCTCAGTTTTAAACAATCTGATTAAAGATACTCTCAACAATGAGGATACATCTGAGCGTAGTAAGTACATAGAGACCATGAAAAATTATTGTAACGAAATTATCAGTGAGGAAGAGTTTTTTGTTTCTAAATGGAGCAAAATGCTGGACTACAAACAGGTTTATAATAATTACAGGGCTGTGTTGGAAAAAACCTACAGCCGGCGGTATGATTATAATCCGGCTCACGATGAGGAGTTTATTGAAAAATCCAAAGAACTCTTTAGAAGGACGCTTAAAATTAAAGACACCTTTTTAACTGCCATGGATGAGATACGGGTTAAGTACAGAGAGTATTTTGATACGTTAGGACTGGAGGTCAGGCGGACTGATATTCAGAAAACGCTTCGTACCGAGATGTCTTTACCCGAAATCAGTAAAAAAAGTGTTTCATATGACGATGCCGGAGCAGTTTCAGGCAGCAGATTTAATTTCCTCAGATCCGTATTTTCGAAAGACAAAGACCGAACATTATATGAATATATAGATAAAACCAAATATTATGAGGATCTTAAGGACTCACTAAAGGCCTTTTTTGATCCTTTGTTAAACCACCTGCACTGGTGGAATAATCTGGTTACTTATACATTTATGGAACCGCTGCAAACAAAAATTGGCAGTTTCGAAAAAGATAACCTCTCGCTTGAGCAAAGCAGAGGATATGCCCAATACAATAAACATAATTTAATCAGTATAAGTGAGGAAATAAAAAATATCACCTCTAAAACTCTTAACTACATTGACAGTGATGTTGTACCGCAGTTGATAATTGAAAGAAATCTTAAACCTATGCCACAACTAAGTACAAAAAAACTTACCGGCACAAGCCTTTTTACCGTTGTGTATAACAACATTAAAGATGCAATGTTTCTGAACTATTATTTGAAGACTGTATCACAAATTTCACAAAAGCTGGGCGACATCGTAATCTTATTAGTTGGACATGAGCATAAGCTGATGATTGACTTCATAGCCCGGTTATACAGGCTAAGTAATGATGAAATGCAGCAGCTTGAGGAAATGGTACCGCCTTTTGGAATAAATACTGCCGATATGAAATTCAGATATATCACTTTTGACAAATTAAAAGGACTTTCCTTTTATGTGTTTTTAAATAACAACAGGTCTCTTATAAAGGAGCAGAAGGAGCGGATATTTGATAGAGCAGATGTTGTACAGGTTATAGTGGAGGATTTGCACAGGGTAGGTTCAGCTATCAGTGATATGGTAGAGAGGCATCTGTTTTACAGACAAATTTACGACAGTAAGCACAAATTACTGCTGACATACCCAAAGGCGGCATACTTTCAGAAAGACAGGTTACATATTATGTTTAATGAGGCCATAGAGGAAGTAAACAAGGTGTTTCTTCCTGATTCGGTTAAATGGTTCTTTTACGAAAACTATGAAATACGTTATAATTACTTCAACGATATAGCAGCCGCTGCAATAAAAGAAAAAATCTTAGCGGAAGAATCTGTACGGAGATGGAAGTCTTACGGAATACCGATGGATGCAAATTTTAGTGAAAAAATACTGAAAACACAATTTGAGGCGGTAACAGATGGAATCTGA